The Bombina bombina isolate aBomBom1 chromosome 9, aBomBom1.pri, whole genome shotgun sequence sequence ggacggtacactaataaatttgtttagactcttgagatctaaaagagTGGGCTGAAGGTTCCCTCTTAATTTGGTAACCACACACCTttggactggaacaatcactcccaggtctgagaggtctcctacacagtgtaagaacacctctcctcttgtctgatctgtagataatcttgaaaacagaacctgcctctgggagaaaaacttctcttttttttttgttgaaattctttaaatttcaaaagagattattcccgacaagcttagacttagagcatccATCcgaagaacaaggctctaaccataaggttcTGTGAGccggaacagagaaacctgaaacccatgctcccagtttgataacttgaaaggAAAGAAATTAGTCCCTTTGCTTTtaacctatcctggattttatccagggaagtTTCCGACTTAGAAGCCTCAGCCCATTAAGCCGTCAAGCcatagcaaagtacacagctggatgctattgtaaaccctggtgtccATCCCTTCTTAtcttttgtccataggacctttgaaaaccAAACTACCCTCTAAGGATATAGTAGTTCTCtcagctaagctggaaactacttctTCCACCCTAGGGAATATTTTCCCAGACTCCctagctgagtcggctatggggaacatgtttttaaatatagggaatgatAACTCTTCCTTTCCTTATAAACTTACTGGACGCACAAGGATAGATAACGCCAGTAGAGTCGGAGTCGCCCAGAGtagctaaagtaacaaatggaggtgttcaatcttagaaactgaaagaaaaacaatgtCAGGATCAAATAAAAATGATATTCacctgagtctgagaattctctctcagataatcccaaagtatcttcctctttcagttaACAGGGAATAACCATTCTGAATAGctactactgaatcaatcaccctaaatgattaaacaataattcctctagtaatgatTTTTTACCACGCGGGAAAAACATAGAAAGCAAGAAATGTAGAGTAACTCCGGGTGGAGTGTGagagacactataggagaaatttgtggcctaGATTGACCATGTCagcagactcctaaacagcaaaagcCTGAGAAGGAGTAggctcagaaaaagagaaaatctgttaataaaaatgaacacataaaaaacgttagtctctttaaatttaaaaagtaactATTTTTTGTGTGCTCCTGTTCCATCCTAACAGAAAGGATTagttaaacaaataaacagttgaaatttcttaaataaaattaacagataaaaaatgttcctgtctctttaaattttaaaagtaatttcttaTTTCTGTGCGCAGAAACAAGGAAATTAGCATGTCAATATTGCTGTCCATAGACATCATCGTAACATTAAGGAAACTATGCCTTTTGCCGATTCCAGATTGTAAAtagcaaggaaccgcagggcactgcatgtgagatagaaaaataaatatttaatcacCCTGCCTCACATATAGCaggaaaatgaaataaaaagatcTTCACCAATTGTAAATAAAATCAACATATGGCAagtggtactgtccctttaaatgttaaaaggaaaacacatctttattattataattatgtcAAACATTGTAGATGTATTATGAACTTTTCATCTATACCCTCAGTTTGACCCAGCTGAAGTGGTAGACAACCTGCCTACACAAAAGCTGCCTCATTGTAGAGCTAACCGGAGCGCAATTGTTTAGACAAAAATTTTCCCCAcatcttccgataaccggaagtggcCAGAAGAAAGAGTCTCTCTACCCGGCGCCATTCTCCAGTCCTAGCGCAAACCACTGACAGGAGGGAGGAGGGAAGCCTTGGCGCCGTTTTACAACTCCACCCCTCGTGGGCGTCATCCAATTTacctcccggtcgccattgtttcTTGAGTAAAGGCACCGGGAGTAAAATGATAAAAACTGCAGACTTAAGTTAAAGGATGCGACACCGCTGCTTATTGCGGTGACACCACACACCGTACCTACACTGGTAGCCCATAAGAATAAAGGCAAACAagtatctcccggtcgccatttacACCCCCGGGATCAAACAAACAGACTGACTAGCAACATGATTAAGTTGCTCAGTCTTTTAGTGTCCGGATTATTACATCTGTGCCCAACAGTGTATTAGGGTCTGAGTAAAAATGCAATGCAAGCTCAAATCTAAATGTCAACAGAAATACTGTCTCTTTCACCCAGCCCTTATTATTAGCCAGGGGAAAGAAAGACAAGCCATTACCTGCATCTTAACTGCCTAAATATCCCCTGCTAAATCAAGGGGAGTCTAAAGTCAAGTTAAATGAGGTTTTCAAATGGAAATTTAAGAAAGTGCCCAAACCTCTGAGATCTTTGCCCCCAGAAAAAAAGACTAGCACTTACCTCATGTtctgcctggcagtaaggcagttccaggtttaagaggtcctctccctcccatggaacTGGCAAgaaaacgaaagtcctgagtaaaataCTTCAGGATTTCTTagacagggcagcatcagtatgggaggcgcagtgagaattatgtcccaccagttcccattgctttaaagccaccaaaagctctactgtagagactgatatggactacggctacaccctagaacaaagcagcactctctggcactactttaaaaataataaactcttgattgaagaatctaaactaacacctcactttacctctgcctatcactaacgtaggcaaagagaatgactggggtgggagggaagggaggagctatttaacagctctgctgtggttctatttgcctcctcctgctgaccaggaagtgaatatcccataagtaatgaagatgatccgtggactcatcgtgtctttaagtaGAAAgctatccattttttttatttgcagattaTTATGTTTGTTAGTTTAATGATGTGAAACCCCCATAATTATTATGGACCTGGGTGCTGTGAGTACACTAGACGAACACCCTTACTCTAGAGTTGCACCCTAAACTCTAGACCAACACCCCAACCCTAGACCAGCACTTTAGACCAACACCATTACCCTAAACCATTACCATCACTCTTGACCAACACTGACCATCATACAGGCGCACACATTGGACATCAAACGCACACACTGACCATCATATACAGCTTGCAGCCTAGTTAACACATATACTGTTAACATATTGAACATTACACTGTGTTACTCTCCATTTATCTTTACataagaaaataatacaataattatatatcattgcaaaattattcGATAGCTTTAGAATCCAAATCCTGCTCGGGATTTGGCATAACCCAACTGAATACTGTTGTTGAGTAGTGAGAGGAGCCCCAAAGATGTGTCCATGTTCACCGATCTGTGAAGGACTAAGAGCCCGTTAGCTCGCCCTGGCAGAGGACTTAGCTTATGTGCACATTTCACAGATTCTACCAGATGCTCCATGAACTGTTCCACCTGCGAAACAAGAGGCAATTACAGTAGGCATGAGAGAGAGACTATAGAGAAAAATAGACAGACAATCAATAAAAGTTAAGAGCATATACACTGGTGCCATGATTCTACACAAACAAGCTGGTGACATGAGGTATAAATAAAGGTGTAGGAGAGTGGGGTTATTTAAAGACAGGGAGCATAAAGGAGGGTTTTGTTATGTGCGGATCACCGGAAGCAGCAGCAGATACATCAAAAAGAGGACACAAAATAGTCTAATAATGTGACTGGTAGATTTGTCTTTTCTTTTAGAAATCTGTTTACTTTTATTTCTGCTATTACCTATAATCCCTGTGTTACCCATTTATTTCCCTCCTTACCGAACACATTTCTTCCAGCTCTCTGTGTTTGGTGGCTCCTGAGAACTTTGTATTGCCTCTAAGTGTGATGGCCTCTGTGGTATCATCAGTGGACTGAACAGAATTTGCCTGTCTACAGGGCGTTGGATACTGGCTCAGGTCCTTATGAGATGCTTCTTCTATGACCTCTGAATGTTTTTCATTAGTGGCAGCCTTCAGTGGCTGCCTAAAATTTGCCTGGTCTGTGACCCCTTGTTGCTGTGCCAGATCCTTCTCAGTGGCAGCTCCTGGAGTTGGGGTGGAATGTTTCTGGTTGGTCACCTCAGACTGCTGTACAAATACTTTATGGTTTGTGGCCCCTGGATGCTGGGTCAGGATAATGTAGGGAAGGTCTTCAGCCCATGGATTCCAACGGGAAAGAAATGATGGCTGTGCCCGAAACTTGTCCCACTGCACCCTAAGAGCAGGACCCTgacatctgtaaaataaaacaggagAGGAAGATAGGTAAGTGCCCAATAGAAGTGGTGGATAGATTGATGAGAAAAGGGCAGATAATAATGAATAAAGGCAAGGTAGCGATGGGAAGTGGTACAGGTGGGGATAGGGAGAGGCACAATAGTGatacagggcctgatattcaaaacctgaaTATTCTAAGAGGTCTCGTCAGTACGGCAAGGcccttaaataaaaacacaatttatgcttacctgataaatttatttctcttgtggtgtatccagtccacggatcatccattacttgtgggatattctcattcccaacaggaagttgcaagaggacacccacagcagagctgtaatatagctcctcccctaactgtcatagccagtcattcgaccgaaaacaagccgagaaaggaggagccatagggtgcagtggttactgtagtttaaatttaaaaatgacgtgccttaaaatgacagggcgggccgtggactggatacaccacaagagaaataaatttatcaggtaagcataaattgtgttttctcttgtaaggtgtatccagtccacggatcatccattacttgtgggataccaataccaaagctaaagtacacggatgaagggagggacaaggcaggaacttaaatggaaggaaccactgcccgtaaaacctttcttccaaatatagcctccgaagaagcaaaagtatcaaatttgtaaaattttgaaaaaatatgaagcgaagaccaagtcgtcgccttgcaaatctgatcaaaagaagcctcatttttaaaggcccaagtgaaagccacagctctagtggaatgagctgtaatcctttcaggaggctgctgtccagcagtctcataggctaagcggattaagcttcttagtcaaaaagaaaaagaggttgccgaagccttttgacctctcctctgtccagagtagacaacaaacaaagcagatgtttgacaaaaatctttagtagcttgtaagtaaaactttaaagcacggaccacgtccagattgtgtaacacaaggatggaacaacaatctcttgattgatattcttgttagataccaccttaggtaagaacccaggtttggtacgcaggactaccttatccatatgaaaaatcagataaggagaatcacattgtaaggcagatagctcagagactctacgagccgaggaaatagctaccaaaaaagaactttccaagataaaagcttgatatctatggaatgaagaggttcaaacggaactccttgaagaaccttaagaaccaagtttaagctccatggtggagcaacaggtttaaacacaggcttaattctaactaaagcctgacaaaatgcctcaacgtctggaacatctgccagatgcttaactagctgacaatcctttttccaaaccttcttggagaaaagataatatcctagcaatcctgaccttactccatgagtaacccttggattcacaccaataaagatatctacgccataccttatggtaaattttcctggtgacaggctttcgtgcctgtcttaaggtatcaataactgactcggagaagccacgctttgataaaatcaagcgttcaatctccaggcagtcagtctcagagaaattagatttggatggttgaaaggaccctgaagtagaaggtcctgtttcagaggcagagaccatggtggaaaggatgacatgtccactagatctgcataccaggtcctgcgtggccacgcaggtgctatcagaatcacagatgctctctcctgcttgatcttggcaatcagtcgagggagcagaggaaacggtggaaacacataagccaggttgaaagaccagggcgctgctagagcattatcagtgtcgccttgggatccctggacctggatccgtaacacggaagcttggcgttctggcgagacgccatgagatccagttctggtttaccccaacaatgaatcagttgtgcaaatacctccggatggagttcccactctcccggatgaaaagtctgatgacttagaaaatccgcctcccagtgccctgggatatggatagctgataggtggcaagagtgaatctctgcccagctaattatttttgaaacttctaacatctctagggaacttctcgttcccccttgatgtttgatgtaagctacagtcgtgatgttgtccgactgaaatctgatgtacctcagagttgctaactgaggccaagcctgaagagccttgaatatcgctcttagttccagaatatttaatggaaggagagactcctcctgagtccacgatccctgagccttcagggagttccagactgcatcccaacctagaaggctggcatctgtcgtaacaattgtccaatctggcctgcgaaaggtcatacctttggacagatggacccgagatagccaccagagaagagaatccctggtctcttggtccagattcagttgaggggacaaatctgtgtaatccccgctccactgactgagcatgcatagttgcagcggtctgagatgtaagcgtgcaaacggcactatgtccattgccgctaccattaagccgattacttccatacactgaaccaccgaagggcgcggaatggaatgaagaacccagcaggaatttagaagctttgataacctggactccgtcaggtgaattttcatttctacagaatctatcagagtccctagaaaggaaactcttgtgagtggggagagaactcttttcctcgttcactttccaccaatgcgaccacagaaatgccagtactacgtccgtatgagacttggcaatttggaagtttgacgcctgtatcaggatgtcgtctaaataaggggctactgctatgccccgcggccttaggattgccataagtgaccctagaacctttgtaaagattcttggggctgtagctaatcccaagggaagagctacaactggtaatgcctgtcttgaaaggcaaacctgacaaaccgatgatgatctttgtgtatcggaatgtgaagataagcatcctttagatccactgtagtcatatattgaccctcctggatcagtggtaggatggtacgaatagtttccatcttgaacgacagaactttgaggaatttgtttaagatctttagatccaaaattggtctgaaggttccctcttttttgggaaccacaaaca is a genomic window containing:
- the LOC128640602 gene encoding tumor protein p63-regulated gene 1-like protein; this translates as MYSEYSGFEYQALYHYCASPYPHLYHFPSLPCLYSLLSALFSSIYPPLLLGTYLSSSPVLFYRCQGPALRVQWDKFRAQPSFLSRWNPWAEDLPYIILTQHPGATNHKVFVQQSEVTNQKHSTPTPGAATEKDLAQQQGVTDQANFRQPLKAATNEKHSEVIEEASHKDLSQYPTPCRQANSVQSTDDTTEAITLRGNTKFSGATKHRELEEMCSVEQFMEHLVESVKCAHKLSPLPGRANGLLVLHRSVNMDTSLGLLSLLNNSIQLGYAKSRAGFGF